Proteins encoded by one window of Halorubrum ruber:
- a CDS encoding phytoene/squalene synthase family protein, whose amino-acid sequence MVEQKQVARSKRIQRRTGKTFHVATRLLPQRIRHPTYVLYGFFRIADEVVDAEDTGTPAEQRAELDRLRAAALGEEPTDDPVLEAFAEVVERNDIPDEDVHSFVDAMASDIDTDRYETYADLEAYMDGSAAAVGRMMTAIMDLDPEEEAEALPHATKLGEAFQMTNFLRDVREDVVERDRIYLPLETLRRHGVSEQQILDLEFDEDVAAAIREEMARTERLYEEGVAGIKYLPEDCQLAVLLSAVLYVDHHRLIRNRGYDTVSTTPELSLTRKLSLLVRTRWKWQWNKDPEAVFYDMCTDFEPRRDRHGHGPHGAGVPQTD is encoded by the coding sequence ATGGTAGAGCAAAAACAGGTTGCCCGGAGCAAGCGGATCCAGCGCCGCACCGGGAAGACGTTCCACGTCGCCACCCGGCTGCTGCCCCAGCGGATCCGCCATCCGACGTACGTGCTGTACGGATTCTTCCGTATCGCCGACGAGGTCGTCGATGCCGAGGACACCGGAACGCCCGCTGAGCAGCGGGCCGAACTCGACCGGCTCCGGGCGGCCGCGCTCGGCGAGGAGCCGACCGACGACCCCGTCTTGGAGGCGTTCGCCGAGGTGGTCGAGCGCAACGACATCCCCGACGAGGACGTCCACTCGTTCGTGGACGCGATGGCGAGCGACATCGACACCGACCGCTACGAGACGTACGCGGACCTCGAGGCGTACATGGACGGCTCCGCGGCCGCCGTCGGGCGGATGATGACGGCGATCATGGACCTCGATCCGGAGGAAGAGGCCGAGGCGCTCCCGCACGCCACGAAGCTCGGCGAGGCATTCCAGATGACGAACTTCCTCCGCGACGTCCGCGAGGACGTCGTCGAGCGCGACCGGATCTACCTCCCCTTGGAGACGCTCCGGCGCCACGGCGTGAGCGAGCAGCAGATCCTCGATCTGGAGTTCGACGAGGACGTCGCGGCCGCGATCCGCGAGGAGATGGCCCGCACCGAGCGGCTCTACGAGGAGGGCGTCGCGGGGATCAAGTACCTCCCCGAGGACTGCCAGCTCGCGGTGCTGCTCTCGGCGGTGCTGTACGTCGACCACCACCGCCTCATCCGGAACCGCGGCTACGACACCGTCTCGACCACCCCCGAGCTGTCGCTCACCCGGAAGCTGTCGCTGCTCGTCCGCACGCGCTGGAAGTGGCAGTGGAACAAGGACCCCGAGGCGGTGTTCTACGACATGTGTACCGACTTCGAGCCCCGCCGCGACCGCCACGGGCACGGCCCGCACGGCGCGGGCGTCCCGCAGACGGACTGA
- a CDS encoding mechanosensitive ion channel family protein produces the protein MIPSLAALFEGFSAVEATVAVLAVSVAAAVGMEFVVLRFARRYVSHTDTGYDDIVISSLRAPLVVTAGLAGVFVLTQVPAVRASVVVEPRLLDAAFGRPSLSVIVLVWAYAANAVVNRVVAAVNAEGGRFDFAPVFSNVWTLAVLVGSAGTLLWLWGIEITPLLGAAGVAGIAVGFAAKDTVANFFGGIALYFDDTYKIGDYIVLDDGTAGTVIKVGVRSTTLLTRDEVLVTVPNAALNAAKVTNESAPQRRRRIRVPIGVAYGTDVDAFEALAMEVLAAEPLVLDSPKPRARFRSFGDSALQYELLCWVNGPTRRRRAQHELNRALYVALGDAGIEIPYPKRDVTVGTAAAPSPAPRAPDPDSPHDPGADAEPGVDPDADVAGPDSRAETP, from the coding sequence ATGATTCCGTCGCTCGCGGCGCTGTTCGAGGGGTTCTCCGCGGTCGAGGCGACGGTCGCGGTCCTCGCAGTCTCGGTCGCCGCCGCGGTGGGGATGGAGTTCGTCGTCCTCCGGTTCGCCCGCCGCTACGTCTCGCACACGGACACCGGGTACGACGACATTGTCATCTCCTCGCTGCGAGCGCCGCTCGTCGTCACCGCCGGGCTCGCCGGCGTGTTCGTCCTCACGCAGGTCCCCGCGGTGCGGGCGTCGGTCGTCGTGGAGCCGCGCCTGCTCGACGCGGCGTTCGGGCGGCCGTCGCTGTCGGTGATCGTCCTCGTCTGGGCGTACGCCGCTAACGCCGTCGTGAACCGGGTCGTCGCCGCGGTCAACGCGGAGGGCGGCCGGTTCGACTTCGCGCCCGTCTTCTCGAACGTCTGGACGCTCGCGGTGCTGGTCGGGAGCGCTGGCACCCTGCTGTGGCTGTGGGGCATCGAGATCACGCCGCTGCTCGGCGCGGCGGGGGTCGCGGGTATCGCGGTCGGCTTCGCCGCGAAGGACACGGTGGCGAACTTCTTCGGCGGGATCGCGCTGTACTTCGACGACACGTACAAGATCGGCGACTACATCGTCTTGGACGACGGCACCGCGGGAACGGTGATCAAGGTGGGCGTGCGCTCGACGACGCTCCTCACCCGCGACGAGGTGCTGGTGACGGTGCCGAACGCGGCGCTCAACGCCGCGAAGGTGACCAACGAGTCCGCCCCCCAGCGCCGCCGGCGCATCCGGGTTCCAATCGGCGTCGCCTACGGCACCGACGTCGACGCCTTCGAGGCGCTCGCCATGGAGGTCCTGGCCGCGGAGCCGCTGGTCCTCGACTCGCCGAAACCCCGCGCCCGCTTCCGGTCGTTCGGCGACTCCGCGCTCCAGTACGAGCTCCTCTGCTGGGTCAACGGTCCGACCCGGCGCCGCCGCGCGCAACACGAGCTCAACCGCGCGCTGTACGTGGCGCTCGGCGACGCCGGGATCGAGATCCCGTACCCGAAACGCGACGTGACCGTCGGCACCGCCGCCGCGCCCTCCCCGGCGCCCCGCGCCCCCGATCCCGACTCTCCCCACGATCCGGGGGCCGACGCGGAGCCCGGCGTCGATCCGGACGCCGACGTGGCGGGTCCCGATTCCCGCGCAGAGACGCCGTGA
- the hisD gene encoding histidinol dehydrogenase: MDVRTVADLSPAERRAFFERDAGVEGVREDVREIVERVREEGDVAVREFAEEYDGVAVGNVDITDDAARAHEELADADDPVLDAVREAAANVREFHERQRPDDWRDDFGGRELGRRFRPIDRVGVYVPGGAAAYPSSALMGIIPAVVAGVDHVAVATPPAEELNPVTLAAIHEAGADAVYQVGGAQAIGALAYGTETVTRVQKVVGPGNKWVTAAKSVVQGDVEIDFLAGPSEVLVLADGTADPDLVAADLVAQAEHDPNASVVAVTDDADLADAVAEAVDAQAAEREREETIRAALDNEASGVLHARSMPEAVLFAEEYAAEHLSIVAEDDEALLDRITNAGSVFLGPYSPVAAGDYAAGTNHVLPTNGGAKRYGGLSVDTFLRSSTVQRLDRDALDDLSETITTLAEAEGLEAHAESVRKRFE, translated from the coding sequence ATGGACGTACGAACCGTCGCGGACCTCTCGCCCGCCGAGCGGCGCGCGTTCTTCGAGCGCGACGCCGGGGTCGAGGGGGTCCGCGAAGACGTGCGGGAGATCGTCGAGCGGGTCCGCGAGGAGGGCGACGTCGCGGTCCGCGAGTTCGCCGAGGAGTACGACGGCGTCGCCGTCGGCAACGTCGACATCACCGACGACGCGGCGCGGGCGCACGAGGAGCTGGCAGACGCCGACGACCCGGTCCTCGACGCGGTTCGGGAGGCGGCCGCGAACGTCCGCGAGTTCCACGAGCGACAGCGCCCCGACGACTGGCGCGATGACTTCGGCGGCCGGGAGCTGGGCCGCCGCTTCCGCCCGATCGACCGGGTGGGGGTGTACGTGCCCGGCGGCGCGGCGGCGTACCCCTCCAGCGCGCTGATGGGGATCATTCCCGCGGTCGTCGCCGGCGTCGACCACGTCGCGGTCGCGACGCCCCCGGCCGAGGAGCTCAACCCCGTGACCCTCGCGGCGATCCACGAGGCGGGCGCCGACGCGGTGTACCAGGTCGGCGGCGCGCAGGCCATCGGCGCGCTCGCGTACGGGACGGAGACCGTGACGCGGGTCCAGAAGGTGGTCGGGCCGGGCAACAAGTGGGTCACCGCCGCCAAGTCGGTCGTCCAGGGCGACGTCGAGATCGACTTCCTCGCCGGCCCGAGCGAGGTGCTCGTCCTCGCGGACGGGACCGCGGACCCGGACCTCGTCGCGGCCGACCTCGTCGCGCAGGCCGAACACGACCCGAACGCCTCCGTCGTCGCCGTCACCGACGACGCTGACCTCGCGGACGCGGTCGCCGAGGCGGTCGACGCGCAGGCGGCCGAGCGCGAGCGCGAGGAGACGATCCGGGCCGCGCTCGACAACGAGGCCTCCGGCGTCCTTCACGCGCGGTCGATGCCCGAGGCGGTCCTCTTCGCCGAGGAGTACGCGGCCGAGCACCTCTCGATCGTCGCCGAGGACGACGAGGCGCTCTTAGACCGGATCACCAACGCCGGCTCGGTGTTCCTCGGGCCGTACTCGCCGGTCGCCGCGGGCGACTACGCGGCCGGCACGAACCACGTGCTGCCGACCAACGGCGGCGCGAAGCGGTACGGCGGGCTCTCCGTCGACACGTTCCTCCGGTCGTCGACGGTCCAGCGGCTCGACCGCGACGCGCTCGACGACCTCTCGGAGACGATCACGACGCTCGCCGAGGCGGAGGGGTTAGAGGCCCACGCCGAGAGCGTGCGGAAGCGGTTCGAGTAG